In the Henningerozyma blattae CBS 6284 chromosome 8, complete genome genome, one interval contains:
- the UBR2 gene encoding putative ubiquitin-protein ligase UBR2 (similar to Saccharomyces cerevisiae UBR2 (YLR024C); ancestral locus Anc_5.191), whose amino-acid sequence MCAWCTVCTLCTACTSSPSVMASTPSSPRSPNECSCACFCPAPVSAPVSAPTLRDFLSVFPTKTPLPTGAEPRYNLCRSLRETLHHASNGDVTATLAVLLDHVADCSIAIEHNTKCKEASFLFLQDSQRVNSNQALSFDSRYYEYHLVLFQSQDDNVSIQDYLRVVDNMAELDGKVKRKLVDSIWQIFYSPLAILVSCRDWKYLDKLKRLFINRNIPNVEILNTIDYFNQWVVYDVLRCLQDYSEEQVNALSLQKVLANAYESNLQLSSVELSVENNLNNAKAFAYPFLYRLNLLGKDPSPFPFGPWLFPDYQSCDCSTNNRKRACKRACDNSVGSIIGHYNSRLSTINSNNNNNNISLFHGSRLQYLLNFIPHNNLFVQFINNVFAIQSIPRSLLFVQFIDTYLILPPATALLIFDQFLKDPLATRLVVANNFIQRSLHYFLANSDRTTPPLPPILNHVWKLLSSTQEISPSLSPSLLHHLPLFFSNVLPIRKKLHSHILFEDHSFIKIYQYIPSLVLILQSFISTLSPSQLQLQLQLSIKRELSQLQAFRNYLTPIKSIARYLQFDFSRCSVTLLHPFNIITSLILQKLAADVTDLTPPDLLLISEPCLISIVLILQIQSNQWIRNGDSLKLQSLMYSQDIHMKKFLIFNDYYILRQTITYSNLDQFWQNYLSKLKNDPTHSLLILLQLFTSPIPHNDELLIQHEIINCLNWKKLSYSNLLLCLPKNISSLPKFTTILSQTTITKNSLYQLKKKYLTYINPYYIGLTFSQSTDLLSIIQDPLQLAIFNCKQDNPKVFRLSSSPAFHRYLLDRIELAIRDDSLRINCVNLIYICLLNNFKNFQSFFTPITISHLKSLLKFDSIQLLLQNILRMTSNQNLIIAPFHSLSFSSPSPSPSLPTRNPKKIISHHKKLLSKFSKQQNLFLKYNPSLSIDSSPVKDECCFCKDDLISNSIYFTFTENSIISHTSTHSKEGIITNSCGHGAHIKCLSNHMQAILPFAFQSTKNIPLMWGIGILYCPVCSNLTNSFLPVLCENNLNFKHSQLITTPQYSNQFTEFSFPFKLTLILISISHKKKLSSIISIFNELNKIFINTIVNLQIYLTAKNCTLTTIPNQKLITIKLLANLKTFIYRYYYFNPEIIQSLFNNFLNWNSFLQIIKNDSTFNFIDIDRHLLFLSSINYELKFSKIELHNLTITDLLFKKLHHDFFNLSKEFIQNGATINLPMRNIPNENNEISLMFRIFNRYLSFFNYEPSTMAIDDLKLKIYSIIQNSLKIFFKKLILLIYSMYQLNELSLTELDDINFYLKFFHASHPISLSQILDRFLKLELPIIESTLKSLSSSSMLTRNIIHYNLSHSYIETFQNFNLIHLPHNYSDLILQTNLNLQKFFTNFNSEILKFDIAICLFCNKILLFKNLLPWHDFKLGECTNHSRNNCKVINTFGMFILPFANVIYISYGTRGSFIESPYKNKFNTTDTNESLPLILNEAAWNYLKNDILLNNMIPHLIFRKTDGNLDIGGWEIF is encoded by the coding sequence ATGTGTGCGTGGTGTACTGTGTGTACGTTGTGTACTGCGTGTACTTCTTCCCCCTCTGTGATGGCCTCTACGCCTTCTTCTCCGCGCTCCCCTAACGAGTGCTCCTGCGCCTGTTTCTGTCCTGCGCCTGTCTCCGCGCCTGTCTCCGCCCCCACGCTCAGGGACTTTCTCAGTGTATTTCCCACAAAGACCCCACTACCTACTGGTGCTGAGCCGCGTTACAATCTCTGTCGTTCCTTACGTGAAACACTCCACCATGCATCGAACGGCGATGTTACGGCCACGTTGGCTGTTCTGCTGGACCACGTGGCAGACTGTTCCATTGCCATTGAACACAATACAAAGTGTAAAGAGGCttcgtttctttttctgCAAGATTCCCAGCGTGTCAATTCCAACCAAGCATTGTCGTTCGATTCACGCTACTACGAGTATCATCTGGTGTTGTTTCAATCTCAAGATGACAACGTATCAATCCAAGATTATTTGCGAGTTGTCGATAACATGGCCGAATTGGATGGAAAGGTCAAACGAAAACTTGTTGATTCCATATGGCAAATTTTCTATAGTCCATTGGCCATACTCGTTTCATGTAGGGAttggaaatatttggaCAAGCTAAAACGGTTgtttattaatagaaaCATACCAAATGTCGAGATCTTGAACACGATCGACTATTTCAACCAGTGGGTTGTGTATGACGTGCTGAGATGCCTGCAGGACTACTCGGAAGAGCAAGTCAATGCTTTGTCGTTGCAAAAAGTTCTGGCCAACGCCTATGAATCGAATTTGCAATTGTCCAGTGTTGAACTGTCGGTGGAAAACAACCTCAACAATGCAAAGGCGTTTGCCTATCCGTTCCTATACAGGTTAAACCTCTTGGGCAAAGATCCATCTCCTTTCCCCTTCGGCCCTTGGCTATTTCCGGACTATCAAAGTTGCGATTGTTCTACCAACAATCGCAAGCGCGCTTGCAAGCGCGCTTGCGATAACTCCGTCGGATCTATTATCGGCCATTACAACAGTCGGTTATCCACCATtaacagcaacaacaataataataacatctCGTTGTTCCACGGGTCTAGATTACAATACTTGCTGAATTTCATTCCACATAACAATTTGTTTGTTCAATTCATCAATAATGTATTTGCAATTCAATCTATTCCTAGATCACTCTTATTTGTTCAATTCATCGATacttatttgattttacCACCAGCTACAGCACTTTTAATTTTCGATCAATTCTTAAAAGATCCACTTGCTACTCGCCTGGTTGTTGCGAACAATTTCATCCAAAGATCGTTGCACTACTTTCTTGCAAACTCGGATCGTACTACTCCTCCTCTTCCTCCCATCTTGAACCACGTATGGAAATTACTCTCTTCTACACAGGAGATCTCGCCTTCTCTCTCGCCTTCTCTTTTGCATCATCTTCCTTTGTTTTTCTCCAATGTACTCCccattagaaaaaaattacactCTCacatattatttgaagatcattcttttattaaaatctaCCAATATATCCCTTCGCTAGTACTAATCTTACAATCGTTCATCTCTACTCTGTCCCCATCACAATTGcaattacaattacaatTGTCTATAAAAAGAGAATTATCTCAATTACAAGCTTTTCGAAATTATCTCACTCCTATAAAATCCATTGCTCGTTATTTACAATTCGATTTCTCAAGATGTTCTGTCACGCTTTTACACCcgtttaatattattacgtCATtgattttacaaaaattagCCGCCGACGTCACGGACCTTACACCGCCGGATTTACTTTTAATCTCGGAACCATGTTTGATTTCTATTGTTTTGATTTTACAAATTCAATCAAACCAATGGATCCGTAATGGGGATTCTCTCAAATTGCAATCTTTAATGTATTCACAAGATATTcatatgaaaaaattcttgattttTAATGATTATTACATCCTAAGACAAACCATAACCTATTCAAACCTTGATCAGTTTTggcaaaattatttatcaaaacTCAAGAATGACCCAACTCATTCtcttttaatattgttACAATTATTCACATCACCAATCCCTCACAATGACGAATTGCTAATACAacatgaaattattaattgtttgaattggaaaaaattatcctattcaaatttattattatgtttaccaaaaaatatttcttctttgcCCAAGTTCACCACTATCTTATCTCAAACTACTATTACCAAAAATTCCTTATatcaattgaagaagaaatatttgacCTATATCAATCCATATTATATAGGTCTCACCTTCTCACAATCAACCGATCTACTTTCCATTATACAAGATCCTTTACAATTAGCCATATTCAATTGTAAGCAAGATAACCCCAAGGTATTCCGTTTGTCCTCATCCCCTGCTTTCCATCGGTATTTACTAGATCGGATTGAGTTAGCAATAAGGGATGATTCATTGCGTATTAATTGCGTAAATCTCATCTACATTTGTcttttaaacaatttcaaaaatttccaatCGTTTTTCACACCTATTACAATCTCCCATTTAAAATCACTCCTCAAATTTgattcaattcaattacTTCTTCAAAACATTTTACGAATGACATCGAATCAAAATCTTATTATTGCCCCATTCCACTCCctctctttttcttctccTTCTCCTTCTCCTTCTCTCCCCACTAGGAACCCTAAAAAAATCATCTCCCATCACAAGAAATTGTTATCCAAATTTTCTAAACaacaaaatttatttttaaaatataaccCTTCATTATCGATCGATTCTTCCCCTGTCAAAGATGAATGTTGTTTTTGTAAAGATGATCTTATTTCcaattctatttatttcACATTTActgaaaattcaataatttctcaCACAAGCACCCATTCTAAAGAGGGAATTATTACAAACTCATGTGGCCATGGTGCTCATATCAAATGTTTATCAAATCATATGCAAGCAATCTTACCATTCGCTTTCCAATCTACCAAAAATATTCCCCTGATGTGGGGGATTGGTATCTTATATTGTCCAGTATGTTCGAATTTAACTAATTCCTTTTTACCCGTTCTAtgtgaaaataatttaaattttaaacattCACAACTTATAACTACTCCCCAGTATAGTAATCAATTCACTGAATTTTCATTCCCATTTAAATTAACACTCATTTTGATAAGTATATCtcataagaaaaaattaagttcaataatttccattttcaatgaattaaacaaaattttcattaatacaATTGTAAATTTACAGATTTATTTAACCGCCAAAAATTGTACACTCACCACTATTCcaaatcaaaaattgatcactataaaattattggcTAATTTGAAAACATTCATTTATagatactattattttaatcctgaaattatacaatcattattcaataattttttaaattggaattcatttttacaaataattaaaaatgattctacctttaattttattgatattgatcgtcatttattatttttatcatccATCAATtatgaattgaaattttcaaaaatagaACTTCATAATTTAACTATAacagatttattatttaaaaaattacatcatgattttttcaatctaTCAAAAGAGTTTATACAAAATGGCGCTACAATTAATTTACCTATGAGGAACATTCCAAATGAGAACAATGAAATCTCGTTGATGTTTAGAATCTttaatagatatttatCATTCTTTAATTATGAACCATCTACCATGGCAATCgatgatttgaaattaaaaatttactccattattcaaaatagtttaaagatttttttcaaaaaattgattttattaatttattcaatgTATCAATTAAACGAATTGTCCCTAACAGAGTTGGATgacataaatttttatttgaaattcttcCACGCTTCTCACCCTATTTCATTATCCCAAATTTTAGATcgatttttaaaattagaattaccAATCATTGAATCGActttaaaatcattatcCTCTTCTTCAATGTTAACTCGTAATATCattcattataatttatcacATTCATACATTGAAACGTTccaaaatttcaatttaatcCATTTACCTCATAATTATTCCGATTTAATTTTGcaaacaaatttaaatttacagaaattttttactaatttcaattcagaaatattaaaatttgatattgCCATCtgtttattttgtaataaaattttgttatttaaaaatttattacctTGGCATGATTTTAAATTGGGTGAATGTACAAATCattcaagaaataattgtaaagtTATAAACACTTTTGGGATGTTTATCTTACCATTTGCCAATgtcatttatatttcttatgGTACTAGAGGTTCATTTATTGAGTCTccttataaaaataaattcaatacaACTGATACTAATGAAAGTCTACCTTTAATCTTAAATGAAGCTGCTTGGAactatttgaaaaatgatattttattaaataatatgatcCCGCATCTAATTTTTAGGAAGACTGATGGCAATTTAGATATTGGAGGTTgggaaattttttaa
- the TYS1 gene encoding tyrosine--tRNA ligase TYS1 (similar to Saccharomyces cerevisiae TYS1 (YGR185C); ancestral locus Anc_5.192), translating into MSDTNSSVDPQVAYDLITKGLQEVLNPQIIKNVLEVEKRPIKLYWGTATTGKPHCGYFVPMTKLAHFLQAGCEVTVLLADLHAFLDNMKAPLETIKYRTKYYECSVKAILKSIGVPIEKLKFVVGSSYQLTADYTLDIFKMSNIVSQNDAKRAGADVVKQVANPLLSGLIYPLMQALDEQYLDCDVQFGGVDQRKIFVLAEENLPSLGYKKRAHLMNPMVPGLGQGGKMSASDPNSKIDLLEEPKQVKKKINSAFCSPGNVEDNGLLSFVEYVVGPIQELKATNDPSLEKFNFHIDRPEKFGGPITYKSFEELKQDFKDEKLSPPDLKIGVSDAINELLKPLREEYKTNEEYREAQLKGYPAAEVKAKKVKKPKNKGTKYPGSNNKEVENTSKDSVSEVNDKLKESTL; encoded by the coding sequence ATGTCAGACACCAATTCATCTGTTGACCCACAAGTAGCCTATGATTTAATCACTAAAGGTTTACAGGAAGTTTTAAACCCacaaattattaagaatGTCTTAgaagttgaaaaaagaccaattaaattatactGGGGTACAGCTACCACTGGTAAACCTCACTGTGGTTATTTTGTACCAATGACAAAATTAGCTCATTTCTTACAAGCTGGCTGTGAAGTTACAGTTCTTTTGGCCGATTTGCATGcatttttagataatatGAAAGCTCCATTAGaaactattaaatataGAACTAAATACTATGAATGTTCTGTTAAAGCTATTTTAAAAAGTATCGGTGTcccaattgaaaaattgaaatttgttGTTGGTTCTTCTTATCAATTGACTGCTGATTATACATTAGATATCTTTAAGATGTCCAACATTGTTTCTCAAAATGATGCCAAGAGAGCTGGTGCTGATGTTGTTAAACAGGTGGCCAACCCTTTATTATCTGGGTTGATTTACCCCTTAATGCAAGCGTTAGATGAACAATACTTGGATTGTGATGTTCAATTTGGTGGTGTTGACCAAAGAAAGATTTTTGTATTAGCTGAAGAAAATTTACCAAGTTTAGGCTATAAGAAGAGAGCACATTTAATGAATCCAATGGTTCCAGGGTTAGGACAAGGTGGTAAAATGTCAGCCTCTGATCCAAATTCTAAGatagatttattagaagaacCAAAACAAGTTAAGAAGAAGATTAATAGTGCATTTTGTTCACCAGGTAATGTGGAAGACAATGggttattatcatttgttGAATATGTTGTTGGCCCAATCCAAGAATTGAAAGCTACCAATGATCCAAGTTTAGAGAAATTTAACTTCCATATTGATAGACCAGAAAAATTTGGTGGTCCAATTACTtataaatcatttgaagaattaaaacaagattttaaagatgaaaaattatcaccacctgatttgaaaattggTGTTTCTGATgctattaatgaattattgaaaCCATTAAGAGAAGAATATAAAACTAACGAAGAATACAGAGAAGCTCAATTAAAGGGGTACCCTGCTGCTGAAGTTAAAGCAAAGAAAGTAAAGaaaccaaaaaataaaggtaCCAAATATCCAGGTTCGAATAACAAGGAAGTGGAAAATACTAGTAAAGACTCTGTTAGTGAagttaatgataaattgaaagaatctactttgtaa
- the TBLA0H02060 gene encoding uncharacterized protein, which yields MGKEAHSISSVDSGSGTDSESRRSVSQNPQDCQEKNVVPKPPLPGDVEQQGQDQSQVSQRVLPDVHSRYDIGRNCWRNHFLAMYGEFCGTFIFLSTGYFTAQSANHGWMMKEYDDKFDSHPARILMIAFGFSMGLMVSIFSFCDLCPCAFNPAVAFALFLVRGMSFVRLVLIFITNIVAAMAAAGLVSAMTPGKVAFDLTIGLGASRTRANFMEMFGTAYLCIVVIMCAREPRRTNKWCALPIGFVLFAMHIWMLAYDGCGINPARALGSAVAKRYFPHYHWIYWIGPLSGSIFAALLWWILQWLDYTKYIEAEKTTFYNPETGCTEPVE from the coding sequence ATGGGTAAAGAAGCACATTCTATTTCTTCTGTCGATAGCGGCTCCGGGACTGATTCTGAGTCGCGTCGCTCCGTGTCACAAAATCCGCAAGATTGCCAAGAGAAGAATGTTGTCCCAAAGCCTCCTCTTCCAGGTGATGTAGAACAACAGGGCCAGGACCAAAGCCAAGTTTCACAACGCGTATTGCCCGATGTCCATTCGCGTTATGATATCGGCCGTAATTGTTGGCGTAACCATTTTTTGGCCATGTATGGTGAGTTTTGTGGTACTTTCATCTTTCTATCCACAGGCTATTTCACTGCTCAATCTGCCAACCATGGTTGGATGATGAAGGAATACGATGACAAGTTTGATTCTCACCCGGCACGTATCCTAATGATTGCATTTGGGTTTTCCATGGGGTTGATGGTTTCCATTTTTTCCTTCTGTGATTTATGTCCCTGCGCGTTCAACCCAGCAGTAGCGTTTGCCTTGTTTTTGGTCCGTGGCATGAGTTTTGTTAGATtggttttaattttcattacCAACATTGTTGCCGCAATGGCTGCTGCTGGGTTGGTCAGTGCCATGACTCCAGGTAAAGTTGCTTTTGATTTGACTATTGGGCTGGGAGCTTCGAGAACCAGGGCTAACTTTATGGAGATGTTTGGTACTGCCTATTTGTGTATTGTTGTTATCATGTGCGCAAGAGAGCCAAGAAGAACCAATAAATGGTGTGCCTTGCCTATCGGctttgtattatttgccATGCATATTTGGATGCTGGCTTATGATGGGTGTGGTATTAATCCTGCAAGAGCTTTGGGTTCTGCCGTCGCCAAACGTTATTTCCCACATTACCATTGGATTTATTGGATCGGGCCTTTAAGTGGTTCTATATTCGCAGCTTTACTGTGGTGGATCTTACAGTGGTTAGATTACACCAAGTATATTGAAGCTGAAAAGACCACTTTCTACAACCCAGAAACTGGTTGTACCGAACCAGTAGAATAA
- the TBLA0H02050 gene encoding uncharacterized protein: MSGKNSSTSNNHIKINSTQQYLEKLNMDLKQKKQRLEKGTIVTRATSVVSISGKSNQKYFWQRIDDELQKDIIILQMKITQLENYLREEERSSIQQVKTAGKEFNGDSKIAAAIGINEKSKITVARRKKENSKKTVAKEINENSKTTVATELSEKSNARFSKSSRIKSRSSRQKKTVSEEISSVSNVNMTKVKSQSTTVAPVITSGSTNEKNDSCIRLHSKRFLFSIGSLA; the protein is encoded by the coding sequence atGTCTGGTAAAAATTCTAGCACTTCAAATAACcatatcaaaataaattccactcaacaatatttagaaaaattaaatatggatttaaaacaaaagaaacaaCGCCTCGAAAAGGGTACGATAGTTACTCGTGCTACTTCTGTTGTTTCAATTTCCGGCAAGTctaatcaaaaatatttttggcAAAGAATAGATGATGAACttcaaaaagatattattattctgcaaatgaaaattactcaattggaaaattatttaagagAGGAAGAACGTTCATCAATCCAACAAGTTAAAACAGCAggtaaagaatttaatggAGATTCTAAAATCGCAGCTGCTATTggaattaatgaaaaatcaaaaataacAGTGgctagaagaaaaaaagaaaattctaaaaaaactGTAGCAAAggaaattaatgaaaattctaaaacAACTGTAGCAACAGAACTAAGTGAGAAATCAAATGCCAGATTTTCGAAATCTTCCAGAATAAAGTCTCGTTCTAGtagacaaaaaaaaacagtaTCTGAAGAAATTAGTAGTGTATCCAACGTAAACATGACGAAAGTCAAATCTCAAAGTACAACAGTAGCTCCCGTTATTACATCCGGAAGTaccaatgaaaaaaatgacaGTTGTATTAGATTGCATTCGAAAAGATTCCTTTTCAGTATCGGAAGCTTAGCATAA